A window of the Trichoderma asperellum chromosome 4, complete sequence genome harbors these coding sequences:
- a CDS encoding uncharacterized protein (EggNog:ENOG41) — MGTQPGPRLSLDLSKYEKLDAVQVGHLRHYHNLVSQMDGEWHHMGTQEPMQEFLDAYRYQLAIMAYGVGAAHYHRTPALRSTYKILLRRLIHKMLRREVWAYWFTTSLSGNRTDPGRTQLRTPWADPVVKENIMYSGHLLMMTSLYGMLFDDDEFEKGESLSFVWDPLFFGLGPETFCYDNRSLQEAIIREMERNGWIGVCCEPNLVFVVCNQFPIIAMRYNDARDGTDVSERVLEKYKAAWDEKGMVDSSGLYVDWYFLRQDRTLAPRNIGWTAWANAYMNTWNSETVRSLYDSQSYGFITTIDGEVQLHEEKIALEYRKLVDTENANKNDAAVLARARANAAVLPPSFPFSKPTFGYVVQWLSELGKQEELDGLLKYADKHLQPTWENGGLFYPRNDDRTNDAGEWTHMDPFSGNAAIGYARLNVPDGQKKMWDNPRKRGHAATQPWIDGIELGQGIDCLRGVWDSEESALVLTMKTWDGRIVTATPVATNLPAGEWTVFVNGELVQQETLDKGGDLRAEVRVGREEVDVVFKRVVAD; from the exons ATGGGCACACAACCAGGGCCGAGGCTATCCCTCGACCTATCCAAGTATGAGAAGCTCGATGCGGTCCAAGTAGGACACTTGCGGCATTACCATAATCTAGTTAGCCAGATGGATGGCGAATGGCATCACATGGGCACTCAGGAGCCGATGCAGGAATTTCTAGATGCCTACCGCTACCAGCTCGCCATCATGGCTTACGGCGTTGGAGCCGCTCATTATCATCGCACGCCTGCGCTGAGAAGCACATACAAGATTCTCTTGCGCCGTCTAATTCACAAGATGTTGCGGCGTGAAGTTTGGGCTTACTGGTTCACAACTAGCCTTTCAGGAAATCGGACAGATCCTGGCCGAACGCAACTGAGGACGCCTTGGGCAGATCCTGTAGTGAAAGAAAATATCATGTATAGCGGCCATCTCTTGATGATGACCAGTCTATACGGCATGCTctttgacgatgatgaattCGAGAAGGGGGAATCCCTGTCGTTTGTCTGGGATCCTCTGTTTTTTGGACTTGGGCCGGAGACGTTTTGCTATGATAATCGCAGCCTACAAGAAGCCATTATTCgtgagatggagaggaatGGCTGGATTGGCGTCTGCTGTGAGCCAAATTTGGTATTTGTGGTTTGCAACCAGTTTCCT ATTATCGCTATGAGATACAACGACGCCAGAGACGGCACCGACGTCTCTGAAAGGGTTTTGGAAAAGTATAAGGCGGCTTGGGATGAGAAGGGCATGGTTGATTCAAGCGGCTTATACGTCGACTGGTATTTTCTTCGGCAGGATAGAACACTGGCCCCGAGAAATATTGGCTGGACTGCATG GGCAAACGCCTATATGAATACGTGGAACTCAGAGACTGTGAGGTCACTGTATGACTCGCAGTCATATGgtttcatcaccaccattgaTGGCGAGGTGCAACTCCACGAAGAGAAAATCGCCCTTGAATACCGGAAACTTGTTGATACAGAGAACGCAAACAAGAACGACGCTGCTGTCCTTGCTCGGGCTCGAGCCAATGCCGCTGTCCTGCCGCCATCATTCCCTTTCTCTAAACCAACGTTTGGTTATGTTGTTCAATGGCTATCAGAACTAGGCAagcaggaggagctggatggTTTGCTCAAGTACGCCGACAAGCATCTACAGCCTACGTGGGAAAACGGCGGCCTCTTTTATCCCAGAAACGACGACCGAACGAACGACGCTGGCGAGTGGACGCACATGGACCCCTTCTCTGGCAATGCGGCGATTGGATATGCGCGTCTCAATGTGCCTGACggacagaagaagatgtgGGACAATCCACGAAAGCGAGGCCATGCGGCGACACAGCCGTGGATTGATGGCATCGAGCTGGGCCAGGGCATTGACTGTCTGCGAGGCGTTTGGGACAGCGAAGAGAGCGCTTTGGtgctgacgatgaagacgtgGGATGGGAGAATAGTCACTGCAACTCCTGTGGCGACCAATTTGCCGGCAGGTGAATGGACTGTGTTTGTGAATGGAGAGCTGGTGCAGCAAGAAACTCTTGATAAGGGTGGCGACTTGAGGGCCGAGGTGAGAGTTGGCCGTGAGGAGGTAGATGTTGTGTTTAAGCGGGTTGTTGCGGATTGA